From the Halobacterium zhouii genome, the window AGGGAGTTCCGGTACGCGCTCATCGACTCGACCAGATAGTGCATCTGGAACACCATCGCGACGTCCGAACGCGTCCCAGTCACTTCCTCGTCGCCGATGGACAGCGTCCCCTCGGTCGGCGCGGTGAGGCCATTCAGAATCCGGAGAAGCGTGGACTTGCCGGCGCCGGACGGTCCGAGCAGGACGACAAACTCCCCGTCGGGTATCTCGAACGAAACGTCGTTCAGCGCCACCGTGTTCTCGCCGTAGATTTTGGTGACGTCCGCTGCGGTTACTGTCGCCATTCTCTGGGTCTATCCGAGAGATAAAACTGCTATGGCCAAAGTGTTGTGCTTTCTCGCCGGCAGTAGTTCGGTGTTTTGCCGGCGTACTCGCGCTCCGACGGCGATTACTCGGAGGACGTGCCGCTCTTGAAGACGTCCTGACCGTAGCCGAGTTCGTTCGCCACGTCGATGACGGGCTGGTAGGTCTCGACGCCGCGCTTGCGCACGCCGCTGAACCAGAGGTCGTCGTCGGGGTTGTCGGACTTCTTGTCGGTGTCCTCCTTGCCGTCGGCGCCGTAGTACATCGACTGGGGCGCCTCGGTGAACGCCGTCGCGATGTTGTCCTTCTCCTCGTCGGAGAGCTTCGGGCTGACGATTATCGGTGCGCGCGGAATACCGTCCGTGGCCTCGACCTCCCGGAGCCCCTTCGCGTATCCGTCCGGCTGGTCGCCGGAGGCGATGAAGTAGCCGACGCCCGCCGCGTCGGCCTGGCCGGTGTTGAGCGCCTCGATGGCGCTGGCGTGGGTCGACCACTGCGGGGTGAAGTTCGCGCCCGCCTCGCTGCCCGGCGAGTTCGGAATCGAGATGCCCGCCTTCTTCATCATGTACAGGGGGTACAGCGACCCGGACGCGGAGAGCGGGTCAGCGAACGCCACGGTCTTGCCCTTGAGGTCCGAGGTCTTCTGGATGTCTGAGTCCTCCTTGGTGACGATGACGGACTTGTACGTCCACCCGCCGTAGGCCTTCCGCTGGAGGATGATGTCGGCCTTGTTCGTCTTCACGCCGAGGGCCGCCGCGAACGGGCCAGTCTCCGCGACGTCCGCGGTGCCGGAGTTCATCGCGTTGAGGGTCGCGGAGTAGTCTGCGGCGTAGTCGATGGTGACCTTGTCGACGGAGTCGACGTAGCTGTTCAGCCGCTTCTTGACCGGCGAGTACTGTGCCCGCATCTGGTCCTGGGGCTCGGTGGGCGACATGAGGAACTGCATCGTGCCGTCCACGTACGGCTGGCTGCCGAACTGTCCGATGCAACCGGCGCTCATGCCGGCTACGCCCGTCGCACCCGCCACTTTGAGGAACTTCCGTCGGTCCATGGGAATCCAATTGGAAATTCGATAGACAAGTAAAAAACCTTTCTATACTCTGCATAGACGTGTACACATACCACCGGTGGTGAGGGTAGTGATACATAAACAGCGGTAGTCCGGGACGGGAGAGGGGTGTCCGGAAACGTGAAGGAAAACAGCCGGGGACGCAGATGGAAACGGCCGGGGCGTGGAAGGAAAACGACTTGCGCAGTCACGCCCTACCCACGTCTATGAGCACGACCGCCACCGACCAGACGGCGGCGTCCGTCGTCGTCGTGGACTACGGGCTTGGGAATCTCCGCAGCGTCACTCGCGGCCTCGAACGCGCCGGCGCGAGCGTCAGCGTCTCCGACGACCCAGGCGCGCTCGACGACGCCGACGGCATCGTCCTGCCGGGCGTCGGCGCGTTCGGCGACGGCATGGAGAACGCCGGCCCGTTCCGTAACGCGCTCACGGACGCTGCAAACGAGGGGCGGCCCCTCTTCGGCATCTGTCTCGGGATGCAGATGCTGCTCACGTCCAGCGAGGAGGCCGACCGCGAGGGACAGGGCGACGTCGAGGGACTCGGCCTGATTCCCGGCCGGAACGTCCGCTTCCGCGGCGACGTGAAGGTCCCGCACATGGGCTGGAACGACCTCGACGTCGTTCGCGACCACCCGCTGGTCGAGGGAGTGAATGGAGAGTACGCGTACTTCGTGCACTCGTACTACGCCGAACCCGACGACAGCGGTCACGTCGTCACCGAAACGGACTACGGCGTCACCTTCCCGTCCATCGTCGCGAACGACGCCGGCAACGTCTTCGGCACCCAGTTCCACCCCGAGAAGTCCGGCGAGACCGGTCTCGAGATCCTCCGGAACTTCGTGGACATCTGCGCCACCCAGTAGTCGACCGCGCTCCCATCGCTCCTTCGCGACCGACTCGCACACCCCGCGAACGCTTTTCCCGCTCTCGGGCCGACGCAACCGCATGACCACGGTCGAGTACGGCGCGACCGCCGAGGAACTGTGCGCGCTCTACCGCGAGTACGACTGGTGGAGCGACCGCGACGAGGCCGACGTGCGCCGGTCGCTCCGGCACACGGACGAGACGGTGCTCCTGCGCGAGAGTGACGCCAGCGACGCCGAGAATGGTTCGGTCCACCCGGTCGCCGCCGCTCGCGTGCTGACGGACTACACGTTCTACGCGATGGTGTACGACGTGATTGTCACTGAGGACCGCCGCGGTGAGGGCGTCGGCGAAGAGTTGATGGCCGCCGTCCGCGACCACCCCCGGTTGCAGGATGTGAACCCCTCGCTGCTCGCGCGCGAGGGTCTCGTCCCGTTCTACGAGGACTGCGGCTTCGAGGTGATGGACGAGAACATCGAACACCCGGACGGCGACCCGGAGTCGCTGTCGTGGCTGGTGCACTCCCGAGAGTGAGCAGCAAATGCGGTCACGGGGTGTCTCAGCCGCGGTGTCGGGCGAACGCGACGCTCCCGACGACGAGCACCACGACCAGCACGGGGATGTGCCACTCGTTCGACACCGCTGCCGGCGCCGCGAACGACCCGACGAGCGCGACGAGGCCGATCGCGAACGCGATATGCTCGTCGGTCGAGGACAGGACGCCGTGGGGAATCCCGAACACCCCTCTCGGTTGCATACCCGGGCGTCAGACCCACAACGCCAAAAGAACACCGTGGAGCGGCGCGCTCCGCTAGCTACACAACCGGCAGCACCAGCGTCCGCGAGCGAGCGGCTTGAAAAACCCGAGCGAAGCGGTTCACCGAACGCGAACACAGTGAGCGTTCGGGCCGACGACCAAGGGGAGTGAGCGAAGCGAACGAACCGAGGGAGGAGTGCTTTTGGCGGAGCTTTTGCCGAGCGCTGGCGAAGCCAGCGCGCAACGCAAAAGCTCCTAGATGAAGTCCCGGACGTCGCTGTAGAACATGTCGTGGTGGTCGACTTCGCCGACGCGTTCGGCGATGTCGACGGCGATGGCGTGCCAGCAGTGTTCCTCGGGCGCGAGGTTGTACTGGCTGTCGTGGCAGTTACAGCCGCCGTCCTCGATAATGTACTCGTCCTCGTGGCCGACGACGACGGTGAAGTCGTTGTACTGTTTGACGCGGCCTTCGCTGGCGGCTTCGATGGCTCGCTGGCCGCGGTCGCCGTGTTCGGCGAGCAGCGACTCGACGATGTCCGGGGTGAGATCCCCGGTGTCCGCGAGCGCTGGCCGCCAGTCGTCGGCCTCGGGCACGCGTACACCTTGCGACTGCTGTGCAAAGTAGCGTTCGGTCGCTAGTAGTGTGCTCGTGGGGTGGTACGCCATTGCTGTTCGAATCCTCAATTGGCCCGAGGTTGGCTCGTCTGCGTATCCTCAGCGGTGGTACAGTGATTTCCTCTAGCCCCGTATCCCGGGGTTTATCTCGCGTCCAGAACTAGCCCAGACCATGGACGTGACGGAGGGCGGCGTCACCGTAGAGGTGCCCGAGGAGTCGGGCGGCGGTGAAGGCGCGGCGTCGGGCGTGTTCTTCAATCCGACGCAGGAGTTGAACCGGGACGTGACGGTGGCAGCGCTAGCGGCGTACCGGGAGCGCGAGCCACGCGCCGAGTCCTACCTCGACGCGATGGCGGCGTCGGGAATTCGCGGGGCACGAGCGGCGGCGAACGGGTGGGACGCGACGCTCGCGGACCTGGACGCCGACGCGGTCGAGTTGGCGCGAGAGAACCTCGCGCGCAACACCCTGGACGGTGAGGTGGTCGAGCGGGACGCGAACAGCCTGCTACACGACCACGACCGGGTGTTCGACGTGGTCGACATCGACCCGTTCGGGTCGCCGATACCGTTCGCGGACGCGGCGTTCGCGAACGCCCGGAATCTGGTCTGCGTGACGGCGACGGACACCGCGCCGCTGTGTGGCGCGCACTTCGAGTCCGGGGTGCGGAAGTACTCCGCGGTCCCGCGGAACACGGAGTACCACGCGGAGATGGGACTGCGGGTGTTGTTGTCGGCGCTCGCGCGGACGGCGGCGCGCTACGACGTGGGCGTAACGCCGATTCTGAGCCACGTAAGCGACCACTATGTGCGAACGTATCTCGACCTCTCGCACCGCGCGACTGACGCAAACGAAGCCGTAGAGGAACTCGGCTACGTCTACCACTGCCAGCAGTGTCTGCACCGCGAGCACGAGTACGGCCTGCTCGCGGACGCGCCGGAGACGTGCGCGCACTGCGGCGGCCCGCAGGTCCTCACGGCGGGGCCGCTCTGGCTCGGGCCGGCCCACGACCGGGAGTTCGTCGCCGCGGTGCACGAACAGATACCGGACGACGCCGGGTCCGCGAAGCGCGCACGGAAGCTCCTGAGGACTATCGAGGGCGAACTCCACGAGCCGACACATTTCGACCAGCATCGCGTCTACAAGCAGCTATCGGAGCCCGCCATCGGGATGGACGAGTTCCTGGCGCAGTTGCGGGACGCCGGCCTCGCTGCGACCCGGACGCACTTCGGTGGCACGACGTTCAAGACGGACGGGACGCTTGCGGACGTCGAGGACGCGATAGCGTAGTGCGGCGCGTCACGCGATAGAGAGTCCACCGTGACATGCGGTAGCGTGCGGGCAGTGATGCGCGGTAGTGTAGCGGACGGTGGTGGGCGGTAGCGTGGGGACAATGATGCGCGGTAGCGTGGTTCCGGTTCGGCGACCGAATTTATACCATCTCACGTCGAAGTCGGGTCCGTGACACGAATCGGGTCCGCGGTCGGCGTGGCGAGGAGCGTACTCGCGGCGGCGCGCGACGAACAGATCACGTTCCTGTCGGCCGCCGTCGCGTACTACGCGTTCGTCTCCATCGTCCCACTGTTGTTGCTCGGCGTCGCCATCGGCACGGCCGTCGGCGGGCCGGAACTCGCGGACGCCGTCGTCGGCTACCTCGACCAGTTCCTGACGGCGAGCGGGCGGGACGCGATACGGGACGCGTTGACGAACGCGAGGGGTCGAACCGGCGCCACGGTCGTGAGTATCGCACTGCTGACGTGGTCGGGGTTGAAGCTGTTCCGGGGGCTCGACGTCGCGTTCTCGCAGATATACGGCGTCCGGTCCGCGGAGTCGCTGCCCCGCCAGCTGGCCGACGCGCTGGTCGTCCTGCTCGCCGTTCCGCTGGCGTTGGCGGCGTCGCTCGTCGTCGGCATCGTGGTTCCCGTTCTCGGACCTGGTCCGCTCGCGAACGCCGCGAGCATCGGGACGCTGCTGGTGACGCTCACGCTCGTCTTCCTCCCGATGTACTACGTCTTCCCGGACCTCCCGATGACAGTCAGCGCGGCGCTCCCGGGGGCGATGTTCGCGGCCGTCGGATGGACGGTGCTCTCCCAGGCGTTCCGGGTGTACGCGGCGACCGTCGGCAGTTTCGAAGTGTACGGGCTGCTCGGTGCGGCGCTGTTGCTGGTGACGTGGCTCTACTTCAGCGGCATCGTTATCACGCTCGGTGCAATACTCAACGCTGTGTTGGCGGGACGAGACGACGAGGACGCCGACGAGACGCGCCCGGCGCCACCGACGGAAGCACCGGACGTCGCGGAACTCGGCGCCGAGGTCAGGGCGCTCCGCGAGGAACTGGACGCCAAGACGGTGAGCAAGAACGAACTGGAGGGCGAGTTGAAGCAGTACGTCCGCAGACGCATCCGTAGCGGGAAGGCCCGCGGCTGGGGGCCGTATCTCGTGTTGCTCTACGG encodes:
- a CDS encoding YihY/virulence factor BrkB family protein: MTRIGSAVGVARSVLAAARDEQITFLSAAVAYYAFVSIVPLLLLGVAIGTAVGGPELADAVVGYLDQFLTASGRDAIRDALTNARGRTGATVVSIALLTWSGLKLFRGLDVAFSQIYGVRSAESLPRQLADALVVLLAVPLALAASLVVGIVVPVLGPGPLANAASIGTLLVTLTLVFLPMYYVFPDLPMTVSAALPGAMFAAVGWTVLSQAFRVYAATVGSFEVYGLLGAALLLVTWLYFSGIVITLGAILNAVLAGRDDEDADETRPAPPTEAPDVAELGAEVRALREELDAKTVSKNELEGELKQYVRRRIRSGKARGWGPYLVLLYGTAMTIGAFAYLGGGWAILGMVVVWLSTLGLYTLMVLFGLGMNAVGLPGRVADRVRSWRS
- a CDS encoding substrate-binding domain-containing protein; its protein translation is MDRRKFLKVAGATGVAGMSAGCIGQFGSQPYVDGTMQFLMSPTEPQDQMRAQYSPVKKRLNSYVDSVDKVTIDYAADYSATLNAMNSGTADVAETGPFAAALGVKTNKADIILQRKAYGGWTYKSVIVTKEDSDIQKTSDLKGKTVAFADPLSASGSLYPLYMMKKAGISIPNSPGSEAGANFTPQWSTHASAIEALNTGQADAAGVGYFIASGDQPDGYAKGLREVEATDGIPRAPIIVSPKLSDEEKDNIATAFTEAPQSMYYGADGKEDTDKKSDNPDDDLWFSGVRKRGVETYQPVIDVANELGYGQDVFKSGTSSE
- a CDS encoding tRNA (guanine(26)-N(2))-dimethyltransferase; protein product: MDVTEGGVTVEVPEESGGGEGAASGVFFNPTQELNRDVTVAALAAYREREPRAESYLDAMAASGIRGARAAANGWDATLADLDADAVELARENLARNTLDGEVVERDANSLLHDHDRVFDVVDIDPFGSPIPFADAAFANARNLVCVTATDTAPLCGAHFESGVRKYSAVPRNTEYHAEMGLRVLLSALARTAARYDVGVTPILSHVSDHYVRTYLDLSHRATDANEAVEELGYVYHCQQCLHREHEYGLLADAPETCAHCGGPQVLTAGPLWLGPAHDREFVAAVHEQIPDDAGSAKRARKLLRTIEGELHEPTHFDQHRVYKQLSEPAIGMDEFLAQLRDAGLAATRTHFGGTTFKTDGTLADVEDAIA
- the hisH gene encoding imidazole glycerol phosphate synthase subunit HisH, whose product is MSTTATDQTAASVVVVDYGLGNLRSVTRGLERAGASVSVSDDPGALDDADGIVLPGVGAFGDGMENAGPFRNALTDAANEGRPLFGICLGMQMLLTSSEEADREGQGDVEGLGLIPGRNVRFRGDVKVPHMGWNDLDVVRDHPLVEGVNGEYAYFVHSYYAEPDDSGHVVTETDYGVTFPSIVANDAGNVFGTQFHPEKSGETGLEILRNFVDICATQ
- a CDS encoding GNAT family N-acetyltransferase — protein: MTTVEYGATAEELCALYREYDWWSDRDEADVRRSLRHTDETVLLRESDASDAENGSVHPVAAARVLTDYTFYAMVYDVIVTEDRRGEGVGEELMAAVRDHPRLQDVNPSLLAREGLVPFYEDCGFEVMDENIEHPDGDPESLSWLVHSRE